One Esox lucius isolate fEsoLuc1 chromosome 1, fEsoLuc1.pri, whole genome shotgun sequence genomic region harbors:
- the urb1 gene encoding nucleolar pre-ribosomal-associated protein 1 encodes MGKKRSSEDADQSSMQPKKGKVSVSTEFNGTVFKAMLKEPSKAMKGLETFISISKKLPCPDLYDVVEGYIKISVECSEIFKLLEGDKKIDNEMMLIFQTLEMILLRTASDLSHFSMVGSTIVKKIVSCYMKLIQTSLSAENHRYVRQCLTLLSAMVSQGADTAREVFSHFHFSKGLSSLARRRDKMGRPDVRMAYIQFALSFLVSGDNAMIGQLLEIKDFLPDILSSGLKEDRISIVNLILSTLQTKVVRSKAISKTQKVRFFTQSVLGQIATLYRWNGIVDASPDDNQMAENADEAGKMVVRELVHKFLLDLCCSRKHGLSFYDPSFGTAGRAGNIVLLQFVVSLKQAAEDELVSDLLVNILRVSPDILPRFFKETQFSFTPRLKSAWTDNIALLKKIYESQPELSKAFQAREVVPLPRLLSMVLVTSLPPVCNKVFFTQGLNFSNMVVQHTTLSLMSFLLKRAWRNIEFCLDPSVWINSDVYTPAAMEEFVQLYREAFAKVLPDMTSIVSKWQSLTKDRGEDKGKTIKKDGDVKEEVEETPALLEQESPEVVFLKALILQVMRLYQKVVPHLVSQSKFDFSKLLKGIVTEKGVRQEVPPVLQHQILLLALELPASRFSWFRAQDHAEMEAASGERSVFYLLLKMFVSSSNSHLKLSTRKLVLKALRDTGVFEYTWSELELWLSHLARLEPVRQDTVVQFLERVLVRLVGNPHAYTDKVASLVQEAAYLQANLSGQEGDAVSIPVSHIDDVLDMVDVILEGSEGEMEELGPELSDDLVLQTFPFSALIPAVLEARNKLPAASRAEQGVLFEYISAVLCDVLHCQRDPLPLSLALLQYDKELSSGGHPGSPHPSVLHLHSYYSTWLPQQTREQLFQSCGVAADVPPHLGSLTGLLKEAYSRGSSGLLEDSFRQRVEESLAATELHKFPVATKQVLLYVKTTVDNLSTLSRNEGLPVLNVLTAVLQGLVVRLQERVKPEEPEPVGPTESAGLRAAGANQASLAGPEATDKGASIEAEPTEAAEPKEADPLKGSDLFLEVDPLSSGAEDDEHLVVLSVLRSILKHPCIEQWFLCLELSSVPPTSLNPVRLKRLCAQLSDCVCALLVASAPTLRALDSLHLLRPYLEAVGRALLRELGERTKERQEESRPIRALLALQAYMEPSLLQELVSSLLLLPKETLLIHGEGDGAGVGPGTTELSVYGRTALQILSATTSASSSSSPLLLLLSQAHLQGLATLLLSCSSPSLEAFLLQALKSQPGNAKLIHTDVLLYCLCGGTSAAAQALAAALLTNCSTHRLYFEAWCLQPEHTETLASQTDAFLPLVNSYLQTAARQDPARPKEVQMAVLKALKQALLPGLTLCVLGQDSKVTLGAVEALSSLLRLAAKVKDVRGLVDSLLAALQKLDGFESWQLVEPITTVLSDCQEDLVAWRRSVISAALRWLISSFSHNREPSAATLSQEDTMLKRLTSLLTLPEDVAAAEWSSFIKTGLKCRYRDPNFLSTLNGQLDLMYGGSGGPKDLVPLPTIHMMASSHSLFLATMLGIEGDLLKNAQAKEALVTLLLNLVQRCPAVCNGSHFVVLMGAYGATLSATDQKLLLLLQEYERNNISLVDFQCLLWGPAAVEHHKTRRSLGVSLWQQPSSEDLLALLQPETMANTVRHFPLQRRIIIQESKEQIFKDCEVKDLGSVYDPCFLLPLFSAMLQPESVVDCLKFVSSHGLGVTVVSLSSYDPKLRAAAYQVLASYYHHLEAARFRERRQLLYLLDMVKNGIGLQNLRMPFILTTYIAKVAQQMLRPEEHMYVVVNRFLLSQQCLNFRRVPEFFKLFFSCDMEHKLEREWILSVLEEGLTDRHCYELLDQQGIFQTLLGFCCSPLCDDHTQTRIVRVLHRAGHVTKAAYLLTQYHGLLVWILQLLERRQVDRRQLGTMLELLHGLWFTNLGQKEIQGEGSSCSTAEDKPKEHTPPKVLPLPLINQFLCVATAIIRHLRLVKAGQLSLYLQTLSSILHHRDTALGAHREAGWLTLRPQTLSTVETLALLQRWSTLTHDAPLLSKLQAVAEKHRVKELLGSGREKGRAGRVSFHQSSRLEEQGEEGEGERREEEALLEVCTPHLRSIFTHWEPVSPTCTSLPPSDPQTLISTPLGYTTAHLLTRWSLNSLVEGTSNYEEKATVSFLRWFQKTVLPHRDIMDMVLADPTVRLNLLRLYHVACEFQPQVSSGLEHLQLFTSIMTQLLEVQGCPKDTLNQAVLGACSLATTFDDHATKEAGVVLLSLYIHELWSGAARPELLLSHARLVAGTLGNTRRKSKRFEASTPLRAICSNILLGLQSPVAS; translated from the exons ATGGGAAAGAAACGGTCAAGTGAAGATGCTGATCAGTCCAGCATGCAGCCGAAGAAAGGAAAAGTATCGGTTTCAACTGAGTTTAATGGAACCGTATTTAAAGCCATGTTGAAAGAGCCCTCCAAAGCAATGAAGG GATTGGAGACTTTCATATCAATTTCAAAGAAACTACCATGCCCTGACCTTTATGATGTCGTTGAGGGTTACATCAAGATCTCCGTGGAGTGTTCAGAGATTTTCAAATTGCTGGAGGGAGATAAGAAGATTGACAATGAA atgatgttgatCTTCCAGACTTTGGAGATGATTCTGCTGCGTACTGCCAGTGATCTATCTCATTTCAGTATGGTGGGCTCCACCATAGTCAAAAAGATTGTCTCCTGCTACATGAAACTCATTCAAACATCCCTGAGTGCAGAAAATCACAG ATATGTCCGTCAGTGCCTGACCTTGCTCTCAGCCATGGTCTCCCAGGGAGCAGACACAGCCAGAGAGGTCTTCAGTCACTTCCACTTCTCTAAAGGCCTGTCTTCCCTGGCCAGGAGGAGGGACAAGATG GGTAGACCTGACGTCCGCATGGCCTACATCCAGTTTGCCCTCTCCTTCCTGGTTTCTGGTGACAATGCCATGATTGGACAGCTCCTGGAGATAAAAG atTTCCTGCCAGACATCCTAAGCAGTGGACTGAAAGAGGATCGTATCTCCATTGTCAACCTGATCCTGTCTACTCTGCAGACGAAG GTGGTGCGGAGTAAAGCCATCAGTAAAACCCAGAAGGTGCGTTTCTTCACACAGTCTGTCCTGGGCCAGATAGCAACTCTCTACCGATGGAATGGCATAGTGGATGCGAGTCCAGAtgacaaccag ATGGCCGAGAATGCAGATGAAGCTGGGAAGATGGTGGTCAGGGAGTTAGTTCATAAATTCCTTCTGGATCTCTGCTGCTCCCGGAAACATGGCCTCAGTTTCTACGACCCCAGCTTTGGAACAGCCGGACG GGCTGGTAACATCGTCTTGCTGCAGTTTGTGGTGAGCCTGAAGCAGGCTGCAGAGGATGAGCTGGTGTCCGACCTGCTGGTCAATATACTGAGGGTCAGTCCGGACATCCTGCCCAGATTCTTCAAGGAGACTCAGTTCTCCTTCACGCCACGACTTAAATCCGCCTGGACCGACAACATTGCGCTGCTCAAGAAG ATCTATGAGTCCCAGCCGGAGTTGTCCAAGGCCTTTCAGGCCAGAGAGGTCGTTCCTCTGCCCCGACTCTTGTCAATGGTGCTGGTGACGTCACTTCCTCCCGTCTGCAACAAGGTCTTCTTCACACAGGGACTCAAT TTCTCCAACATGGTGGTGCAGCACACAACTCTTTCGCTGATGTCGTTCCTCCTGAAGAGAGCCTGGAGGAACATAGAGTTCTGTCTGGATCCCTCTGTGTGGATCAACTCGGACGTCTACACCCCAGCCGCCATGGAGGAGTTCGTACAGCTGTACCGCGAGGCGTTTGCCAAG GTATTACCGGACATGACCAGCATCGTGTCCAAATGGCAGTCACTGACCAAGGACAGAGGGGAGGACAAAGGAAAGACAATCAAGAAAGATGGCGATGTCAAAGAGGAAGTCGAAGAAACGCCCG CCCTGCTGGAGCAGGAGTCCCCGGAGGTTGTCTTCCTGAAAGCCCTCATCCTGCAGGTCATGCGTCTCTATCAGAAGGTGGTGCCTCACCTGGTCAGCCAGAGCAAGTTTGACTTCAGCAAGCTACTCAAAG GTATCGTTACAGAGAAAGGCGTGAGGCAggaggttcctccggtcctccAACATCAGATACTGCTTCTGGCCCTGGAGCTGCCTGCCAGCAGGTTCTCCTGGTTCAGAGCACAG GACCACGCGGAGATGGAAGCGGCGTCCGGGGAGAGGTCCGTGTTCTACCTGCTCCTCAAGATGTTTGTGAGCAGTAGCAACAGTCACCTGAAGTTGTCCACCCGAAAACTGGTGCTGAAG GCGCTGAGGGACACTGGCGTGTTTGAGTATACCTGGTCCGAGCTGGAGTTGTGGCTGAGTCACCTGGCCCGGCTGGAACCGGTCCGACAGGACACGGTCGTACAGTTCCTGGAGAGG GTGTTGGTGCGCCTTGTGGGTAACCCCCACGCCTACACAGACAAAGTGGCCAGCCTGGTCCAGGAAGCAGCCTACCTGCAGGCCAACCTCAGTGGGCAGGAGGGAGACGCGGTCAGCATCCCGGTCTCGCACATAGACG ATGTGCTGGACATGGTTGATGTAATCCTGGAGGGCAgcgagggggagatggaggaacTGGGCCCGGAGCTGAGTGACGATCTTGTCCTCCAGACCTTCCCATTTAGTGCTCTGATACCGGCTGTTCTGGAGGCCCGGAACAAGCTGCCTGCTGCCAGCCGAGCAGAACAAG GTGTGCTGTTTGAATACATCTCAGCAGTACTATGTGACGTGCTGCACTGTCAAAGGGACCCCCTGCCCCTCAGTCTGGCCCTGTTACAGTACGATAAGGAGCTGAGCTCCGGTGGACACCCAGGTTCTCCACATCCCTCCGTCCTCCACCTCCACAGCTACTACTCAACATGGTTGCCTCAACAGACCCGAGAACAGCTG TTCCAGTCCTGTGGGGTCGCTGCTGATGTCCCTCCCCATTTGGGCTCCTTGACTGGTTTACTGAAGGAGGCCTACAGCCGAGGCTCCTCTGGCCTGTTAGAAGACTCCTTCCGtcagagggtggaggagagccTGGCCGCCACGGAGCTCCACAAATTCCCTGTTGCGACCAAGCAGGTCCTTCTCTACGTCAAAACGACAGTGGACAACTTAAGCACG CTGTCCAGAAATGAAGGGCTGCCGGTGTTGAATGTTCTGACGGCAGTCCTTCAGGGGTTGGTGGTGAGGCTCCAGGAGAGAGTGAAGCCAGAAGAACCAGAGCCTGTGGGCCCAACCGAGTCAGCAGGGCTCCGGGCTGCGGGGGCCAACCAGGCATCACTGGCAGGACCCGAGGCCACAGATAAGGGGGCCTCAATAGAAGCAGAACCGACAGAGGCGGCGGAACCTAAAGAGGCGGACCCCTTGAAGGGATCTGATCTCTTCCTGGAGGTCGACCCTTTGTCATCTGGGGCAGAGGACGACGAACACCTG GTGGTGTTGTCAGTCCTACGCTCCATCCTGAAGCACCCATGCATTGAGCAGTGGTTCCTGTGTCTGGAGctgtcctctgtccctcccacGTCCCTCAACCCTGTCAGGCTGAAACGACTGTGTGCTCAGCTGTCTGACTGCGTCTGTGCCCTGCTAGTTGCCTCCGCTCCCACCCTCCGGGCTTTggactccctccacctcctcaggCCTTACCTGGAGGCTGTGGGCCGGGCCCTGCTCCGGGAGCTGGGGGAGAGGACGAAGGAGCGACAGGAGGAGTCACGGCCTATACGCGCCCTCCTGGCCCTGCAGGCCTACATGGAACCCTCTCTCCTCCAGGAGCTGGTCTCTTCCCTGCTCCTGCTTCCCAAGGAGACCCTCCTGATCCATGGGGAGGGTGACGGGGCAGGTGTGGGGCCCGGGACAACTGAGCTGAGTGTCTATGGACGCACGGCCCTGCAGATCCTCTCCGCGACCACTTCGGCCTCCTCATCCAGCTCcccgctcctcctcctcctctctcaggcCCACCTTCAAGGTCTAGCCACGCTGCTGCTCTCCTGCTCCAGCCCCTCTCTGGAGGCCTTCCTCCTGCAGGCCCTGAAGAGCCAGCCAGGCAACGCTAAACTCATCCACACCGACGTGCTCCTCTACTGTCTCTGCGGAGGGACCTCGGCGGCCGCCCAGGCCCTGGCGGCAGCCCTGCTGACCAACTGCTCTACACACAGGCTCTACTTCGAGGCGTGGTGCCTGCAGCCAGAGCACACAGAGACGCTTGCAAGCCAGACGGACGCATTCTTACCGCTGGTCAACAGCTACCTGCAGACCGCTGCCAGGCAGGACCCAGCCAGGCCCAAAGAGG TGCAGATGGCGGTGCTGAAGGCCCTGAAGCAGGCCCTGTTACCCGGGCTGACGCTCTGTGTGCTGGGGCAAGACTCCAAGGTGACCCTGGGAGCTGTGGAGGCTCTGTCCAGCCTGCTCAGACTGGCTGCCAAGGTCAAGGATGTCAGGGGGCTCGTCGATTCCCTTCTGGCTGCCCTGCAGAAGCTGGACGGCTTTGAAAG tTGGCAGTTGGTGGAACCCATCACGACAGTGTTATCTGACTGTCAGGAGGATCTAGTGGCGTGGAGAAGGTCTGTTATCTCTGCTGCCCTCCGGTGGCTGATCTCTTCCTTCAGCCATAACCGAGAGCCGAGCGCTGCAACACTCTCCCAGGAGGACACCATGCTGAAGAGGCTGACCTCACTACTG ACACTACCGGAAGACGTCGCCGCAGCTGAATGGAGCAGCTTCATCAAGACCGGACTAAA GTGTCGCTACAGGGACCCCAACTTCCTGAGCACACTGAACGGCCAGTTGGACCTGATGTATGGTGGTAGCGGTGGACCTAAGGACCTGGTGCCTCTACCCACCATCCACATGATGGCCTCCAGCCACTCCCTGTTCCTGGCCACGATGCTGGGGATCGAAGGGGACCTGTTGAAGAACGCACAAGCTAAAG AGGCCCTAGTCACCCTGTTGCTCAACCTGGTGCAGAGATGTCCTGCTGTCTGTAACGGCAGCCATTTTGTGGTCCTAATGGGAGCCTATGGAGCAACCCTGAGCGCTACAG ATCAGAAACTGTTACTGCTGCTGCAGGAGTATGAACGAAACAACATCAGTCTggttgactttca GTGCCTGCTGTGGGGCCCGGCGGCCGTGGAGCACCACAAGACCCGGAGAAGCCTGGGCGTTTCCTTGTGGCAGCAGCCCAGCTCTGAGGACCTCCTGGCCCTGCTTCAGCCCGAAACCATGGCCAACACTGTCAGACACTTCCCCCTGCAGCGCAGGATCATCATTCAG GAGAGTAAAGAGCAGATTTTTAAAGACTGTGAAGTGAAGGATCTTGGGAGCGTGTACGATCCGTGTTTCCTCCTGCCCCTCTTTAGTGCCATGCTCCAGCCAG AATCCGTGGTAGACTGCCTGAAGTTCGTGTCGAGCCATGGCCTCGGTGTGACGGTGGTGTCACTGAGCAGTTACGACCCAAAGCTGAGGGCTGCAGCCTACCAGGTCCTGGCTTCATACTATCATCACCTGGAGGCTGCCCGCTTCAGAGAAAGGAGacag CTGTTGTATCTGCTGGATATGGTCAAGAATGGAATCGGACTGCAGAACCTCCGAATGCCCTTCATTCTGACCACATACATTGCTAAGGTGGCTCAGCAGATGCTCAGGCCTG AGGAGCACATGTATGTGGTGGTCAACCGGTTCCTGTTGTCCCAGCAGTGTCTGAACTTCAGACGGGTCCCTGAGTTCTTCAAGCTTTTCTTTAGCTGTGACATGGAG CACAAGCTAGAGAGGGAGTGGATTTTGTCCGTCCTGGAGGAGGGCCTGACAGACAGGCACTGCTATGAGCTGCTGGATCAACAGGGCATCTTCCAGACACTGCTAGGCTTCTGCTGCAGCCCCCTCTGTGATGACCACACTCAG ACTCGGATAGTGAGAGTCCTCCACAGGGCGGGTCATGTGACCAAAGCGGCGTACCTCCTGACTCAGTACCATGGGCTCCTCGTCTGGATTCTACAGCTGCTGGAGAGAAG ACAGGTGGACCGGCGGCAGCTGGGAACCATGTTAGAGCTTCTCCACGGTTTGTGGTTCACCAACCTGGGCCAGAAGGAGATCCAGGGAGAGGGATCCTCTTGCTCCACGGCCGAGGACAAACCCAAGGAACACACCCCTCCTAAGGTTCTCCCTCTGCCGCTCATCAACCAGTTCCTCTGTGTGGCCACCGCTATCATCAGACATTTGAG GCTGGTGAAGGCGGGGCAGCTGAGCCTCTACCTCCAGACACTGAGCTCCATCCTGCATCATCGGGACACGGCCCTAGGTGCCCACCGAGAGGCGGGCTGGCTGACCTTACGACCCCAGACGCTTTCCACGGTCGAAACGCTTGCACTACTCCAGCGCTGGAGCACACTGACCCATGACGCACCTCTCCTCAGTAAACTTCAAGCCGTGGCAGAGAAACACAGGGTCAAGGAGCTACTGG GGTCGggcagagagaaggggagagcaGGGAGAGTCTCCTTTCACCAGTCCTCCCGGCTGGAAgaacagggagaggaaggagagggagagagacgggaggAAGAGGCTCTTCTGGAGGTGTGTACACCTCACCTGAGGAGTATTTTCACCCACTGGGAGCCTGTATCCCCCACGTGTACCTCCTTGCCTCCCTCGGACCCCCAGACTCTCATATCTACACCCCTGGGCTACACCACAGCCCACCTGCTCACCAGGTGGTCCCTCAACTCCTTAGTAGAGGGCACCTCCAATTACGAGGAAAAGGCAACTGTCAGCTTCCTGCGCTGGTTTCAGAAGACTGTCCTGCCTCACCGAGACATAATGGACATGGTGCTGGCTGACCCGACAGTAAGACTGAACTTGCTCCGGCTGTACCATGTGGCGTGTGAGTTTCAGCCCCAGGTCTCGTCCGGACTGGAACACCTCCAGTTGTTCACCAGCATAATGACTCAGCTCCTGGAGGTTCAAGGCTGCCCCAAGGATACCCTCAACCAGGCCGTGCTGGGCGCATGCTCCCTAGCAACAACGTTCGACGACCATGCTACGAAAG AAGCGGGTGTGGTTCTGCTGTCTCTGTACATTCATGAGCTATGGAGTGGCGCGGCAAGGCCAGAGCTGTTGCTAAGCCATGCCAGGCTGGTTGCTGGAACCCTGGGGAACACGAGGAGGAAGTCCAAACGCTTCGAGGCAAGCACACCTCTCAGAGCCATCTGTTCTAACATCCTCCTAGGACTGCAGTCTCCTGTGGCATCATAA